A portion of the Streptomyces erythrochromogenes genome contains these proteins:
- a CDS encoding DEAD/DEAH box helicase, translating into MTEELSPAERYAAARIRAAEEASALAPFREMYDFDLDPYQVEACKALEAGKGVLVAAPTGSGKTIVGEFAVHLALAQGRKCFYTTPIKALSNQKYADLVKRYGADKVGLLTGDNSVNSEAPVVVMTTEVLRNMLYAGSQSLRGLGYVVMDEVHYLSDRFRGAVWEEVIIHLPESVTLVSLSATVSNAEEFGDWLDTVRGDTEVIVSEERPVPLWQHVMAGRRIYDLFEEESDHGGRGSARREVNPDLLRMAREENSRTYNPKDRRRGKMVREADRERERRSRGRIWTPSRPEVIARLDNDGLLPAINFIFSRAGCEAAVQQCLYAGLRLNDESARLRVREIVEARTSAIPTEDLHVLGYYEWLEGLERGIAAHHAGMLPTFKEVVEELFVRGLVKAVFATETLALGINMPARTVILEKLVKWNGEQHADITPGEYTQLTGRAGRRGIDVEGHAVVLWQRGMDPAGLAGLAGTRTYPLRSSFKPSYNMAVNLVSQFGRHRSRELLETSFAQFQADRSVVGISRQVQRNEEGLEGYREGMTCHLGNFEEYAQLRRDLKDRETELAKQGAAQRRVQAASSLEKLKPGDIIHVPTGKFAGLALVLDPGVPAGRVHGHRGYEYAEGPRPLVLTAERQVKRLAAIDFPVPVEALDRMRIPKTFNARSPQSRRDLASQLRSKAGHITPERRSRGRAAAADDREIARLRTELRAHPCHGCDEREDHARWAERYHRLQRDTQQLERRIEGRTNTIARTFDRIHALLTELDYLREDEVTVHGKRLARLYGELDLLASECLRARIWEGLSPAELAACVSALVFEARQSDDAVAPKVPGGAAKAALGEMVRIWGRLDALEEEHRINQAEGVGQREPDLGFAWAAYQWASDKSLDEVLREAEMPAGDFVRWCKQVIDVLGQIAAAAPSAAGDSGSTVAKNARKAVDALLRGVVAYSSVG; encoded by the coding sequence ATGACCGAAGAACTCTCACCCGCCGAGCGGTACGCCGCTGCCCGGATCCGCGCCGCCGAAGAGGCCTCCGCCCTGGCCCCCTTCCGCGAGATGTACGACTTCGACCTGGATCCGTACCAGGTGGAGGCCTGCAAGGCGCTGGAGGCCGGCAAGGGCGTCCTCGTCGCCGCCCCGACCGGCTCGGGCAAGACCATTGTCGGCGAGTTCGCCGTGCACCTGGCCCTCGCGCAGGGCCGCAAGTGCTTCTACACGACGCCGATCAAGGCGCTCTCGAACCAGAAGTACGCCGACCTCGTCAAGCGCTACGGCGCCGACAAGGTGGGCCTGCTGACGGGCGACAACAGCGTCAACTCCGAGGCGCCGGTGGTCGTGATGACCACCGAGGTGCTCCGCAACATGCTCTATGCGGGCTCCCAGTCGCTGCGCGGCCTCGGCTACGTCGTGATGGACGAGGTCCACTACCTCTCCGACCGGTTCCGCGGGGCCGTCTGGGAGGAAGTGATCATCCACCTCCCCGAATCGGTGACCCTGGTGTCCCTGTCGGCCACCGTGTCCAACGCCGAGGAGTTCGGCGACTGGCTGGACACCGTGCGCGGGGACACCGAGGTGATCGTCTCCGAGGAGCGGCCCGTCCCGCTGTGGCAGCACGTCATGGCCGGCCGCCGGATCTACGACCTCTTCGAGGAGGAGTCCGACCACGGCGGCCGCGGCTCCGCGCGCCGGGAGGTCAACCCGGACCTGCTGCGCATGGCGCGCGAGGAGAACAGCCGCACCTACAACCCGAAGGACCGGCGGCGCGGCAAGATGGTCCGCGAGGCCGACCGCGAGCGCGAGCGGCGCTCCCGCGGCCGGATCTGGACCCCGTCCCGCCCCGAGGTCATCGCCCGCCTCGACAACGACGGGCTGCTGCCCGCCATCAACTTCATCTTCAGCCGGGCCGGTTGCGAGGCCGCCGTCCAGCAGTGCCTGTACGCGGGCCTGCGCCTCAACGACGAATCCGCCCGGCTCAGGGTCCGCGAGATCGTGGAGGCGCGCACCTCCGCCATCCCCACCGAGGACCTGCACGTCCTGGGCTACTACGAGTGGCTCGAAGGCCTGGAGCGGGGCATCGCCGCGCACCACGCGGGCATGCTGCCGACCTTCAAGGAGGTCGTGGAGGAGCTCTTCGTCCGCGGCCTGGTGAAGGCCGTCTTCGCCACGGAGACCCTGGCGCTGGGCATCAACATGCCCGCGCGCACGGTGATCCTGGAGAAACTGGTCAAGTGGAACGGCGAGCAGCACGCCGACATCACCCCCGGCGAGTACACGCAGTTGACCGGCCGGGCCGGCCGGCGCGGCATCGACGTCGAGGGCCACGCGGTCGTGCTCTGGCAGCGGGGCATGGACCCGGCCGGACTCGCCGGGCTCGCGGGCACCCGTACGTATCCGCTGCGCTCCAGCTTCAAGCCGTCGTACAACATGGCCGTCAACCTGGTCAGCCAGTTCGGCCGGCACCGCTCGCGCGAGCTGCTGGAGACCTCCTTCGCGCAGTTCCAGGCCGACCGCTCGGTCGTCGGGATCTCCCGGCAGGTGCAGCGCAACGAGGAGGGCCTGGAGGGCTACCGGGAGGGCATGACCTGCCACCTGGGGAACTTCGAGGAGTACGCGCAGCTGCGCCGCGACCTCAAGGACCGTGAGACGGAGCTGGCCAAGCAGGGCGCGGCCCAGCGGCGGGTGCAGGCGGCCAGCTCGCTGGAGAAGCTCAAGCCGGGCGACATCATCCACGTGCCGACGGGCAAGTTCGCCGGGCTCGCGCTGGTCCTCGACCCGGGCGTGCCGGCCGGACGGGTCCACGGGCACCGCGGGTACGAGTACGCCGAGGGCCCGCGCCCGCTGGTGCTCACCGCCGAGCGGCAGGTCAAGCGGCTCGCCGCGATCGACTTCCCCGTCCCGGTCGAGGCGTTGGACCGGATGCGGATCCCCAAGACCTTCAACGCGCGCTCGCCGCAGTCCCGTCGGGACCTCGCCTCCCAGCTGCGGAGCAAGGCCGGGCACATCACCCCGGAGCGGCGCTCCCGCGGCCGGGCGGCGGCCGCCGACGACCGCGAGATCGCCAGGCTGCGCACCGAGCTGCGGGCGCACCCCTGCCACGGCTGCGACGAGCGCGAGGACCACGCCCGCTGGGCGGAGCGCTACCACCGGCTCCAGCGGGACACCCAGCAGTTGGAGCGGCGGATCGAGGGCCGGACGAACACGATCGCCCGTACCTTCGACCGCATCCACGCGCTGCTGACCGAGCTGGACTACCTGCGCGAGGACGAGGTCACCGTGCACGGCAAGCGGCTCGCCCGGCTGTACGGGGAGCTCGACCTGCTGGCGTCCGAATGCCTGCGCGCCAGGATCTGGGAGGGCCTGAGCCCCGCGGAACTGGCCGCCTGCGTCTCGGCGTTGGTCTTCGAGGCGCGGCAGTCCGACGACGCGGTCGCGCCGAAGGTGCCCGGCGGCGCGGCGAAGGCGGCGCTCGGCGAGATGGTCCGCATCTGGGGCCGGCTCGACGCGCTGGAGGAGGAGCACCGCATCAACCAGGCGGAGGGCGTGGGCCAGCGCGAGCCCGATCTCGGCTTCGCGTGGGCGGCGTACCAGTGGGCCTCCGACAAGAGCCTGGACGAGGTGCTGCGCGAGGCGGAGATGCCGGCCGGCGACTTCGTGCGCTGGTGCAAGCAGGTCATCGACGTGCTCGGGCAGATCGCGGCGGCGGCCCCCTCGGCCGCCGGCGACAGCGGCAGCACGGTCGCGAAGAACGCCCGCAAGGCCGTGGACGCGCTCCTGCGGGGCGTAGTGGCCTACAGCTCCGTCGGCTAG
- a CDS encoding helix-turn-helix domain-containing protein — MNDRDGTDGLNGKLDDKSKDKDGKEPLRVGVAVRKRRRALHLTLAAVSARSGLSVPFLSQIENERARPSMRSLERVADALETTAVELLAASDTARTVDLVRAGDESGLTPIPGVRPLVRGHHQLHAMEFTGDQDAGREYQHRNDEVMYVVEGACQVEAEGRAYRLESGDALFLSGGVRHRWRAVTEDTRILVVAVGDHIHATSEPPSPGQ; from the coding sequence ATGAACGACAGGGACGGCACGGACGGCCTCAACGGCAAGCTGGACGACAAGAGCAAGGACAAGGACGGCAAAGAGCCGCTGCGGGTGGGTGTGGCCGTGCGCAAGCGCCGCCGCGCGCTCCACCTCACGCTGGCCGCCGTGTCGGCGCGGAGCGGCCTGTCGGTGCCCTTCCTGAGTCAGATAGAGAACGAGCGGGCCCGGCCCAGCATGCGGTCCCTGGAGCGCGTCGCGGACGCCCTGGAGACCACGGCCGTCGAGCTGCTCGCCGCCTCCGACACCGCGCGCACGGTGGACCTCGTGCGCGCCGGCGACGAGTCCGGGCTCACCCCGATCCCCGGCGTACGGCCCCTCGTGCGCGGACACCACCAGCTGCACGCCATGGAGTTCACCGGGGACCAGGACGCCGGGCGCGAGTACCAGCACCGCAACGACGAAGTGATGTACGTGGTCGAGGGCGCCTGCCAGGTCGAGGCCGAGGGGCGGGCGTACCGGCTGGAGAGCGGGGACGCGCTGTTCCTGTCCGGGGGCGTGCGCCACCGCTGGCGGGCCGTCACCGAGGACACCCGGATCCTGGTGGTCGCGGTGGGGGACCACATCCACGCGACCTCCGAGCCCCCGTCACCCGGGCAGTGA
- a CDS encoding RluA family pseudouridine synthase, with product MRRRAQAPPSPLPQRAGIDPVRLRLPADPEGSWPDLGSYLAARYAGTRGEESMARLLAAGRVLGPGGRVLHARDPYEPGAHLWFHRDMEPEPRVPFTVRVVHRDEHLLVVDKPHFLATTPRGSHITETALARLREELDLPGLSPAHRLDRLTAGLVMFSVRPEDRGAYQLLFQRREVHKEYEALAPRDPALTFPRTVRSRIEKLRGVIAATEVPGPPNAESLIELVDVRGGLGRYRLTPHTGRTHQLRVHMNGLGLPILGDPVYPEVADPAPDDYRRPLQLLARVLAFTDPVTGAAHRFESTRTLQAWHDRPGWEAGP from the coding sequence ATGAGACGCAGAGCCCAGGCACCCCCCTCGCCCCTCCCCCAGCGGGCCGGCATCGATCCCGTGCGGCTCCGGCTGCCGGCCGACCCGGAGGGCAGCTGGCCGGACCTCGGCAGCTACCTCGCCGCCCGCTACGCCGGCACCCGCGGCGAGGAGTCCATGGCGCGGCTGCTCGCCGCGGGCCGGGTGCTCGGCCCGGGCGGCCGGGTCCTGCACGCGCGGGACCCGTACGAGCCGGGCGCCCACCTGTGGTTCCACCGCGACATGGAACCCGAACCCCGGGTGCCGTTCACGGTCCGCGTGGTCCACCGGGACGAGCACCTGCTGGTCGTGGACAAGCCGCACTTCCTGGCGACCACCCCGCGCGGCAGCCACATCACCGAGACCGCCCTCGCCCGGCTGCGCGAGGAGCTCGACCTGCCCGGGCTCAGCCCCGCGCACCGCCTGGACCGGCTCACCGCCGGCCTGGTGATGTTCAGCGTCCGGCCCGAGGACCGCGGGGCCTACCAGCTCCTCTTCCAGCGGCGGGAGGTGCACAAGGAGTACGAGGCCCTCGCGCCCCGCGATCCGGCGCTCACCTTCCCGCGCACCGTCCGCAGCCGGATCGAGAAGCTCCGCGGGGTGATCGCCGCGACCGAGGTCCCCGGCCCGCCCAACGCCGAGAGCCTGATCGAGCTCGTCGACGTACGCGGCGGCCTGGGCCGCTACCGGCTGACCCCGCACACCGGCCGCACCCACCAGCTGCGCGTGCACATGAACGGCCTGGGCCTGCCCATCCTGGGCGATCCGGTGTACCCGGAGGTCGCCGATCCGGCTCCGGACGACTACCGCAGGCCCCTGCAACTCCTGGCCCGGGTGCTGGCGTTCACCGACCCGGTCACCGGCGCCGCCCACCGCTTCGAGAGCACCCGCACCCTCCAGGCCTGGCACGACCGCCCCGGCTGGGAAGCCGGCCCCTGA
- the tatA gene encoding Sec-independent protein translocase subunit TatA, with translation MGNLRGWEILVIVGVIILLFGAKKLPDMARSLGKSARILKSEAKAMKKDGEADDAAAPADQSAQQPVAPRTIQAAPGDVTSSRPVSEPNRTAQG, from the coding sequence ATGGGCAACCTCAGGGGTTGGGAAATCCTCGTCATCGTCGGAGTCATCATCCTGCTCTTCGGCGCCAAGAAGCTGCCCGACATGGCCCGCTCCCTCGGCAAGTCGGCCCGCATCCTCAAGAGCGAGGCCAAGGCCATGAAGAAGGACGGCGAGGCCGACGACGCGGCCGCCCCGGCCGACCAGTCCGCACAGCAGCCGGTCGCCCCGCGCACCATCCAGGCCGCGCCCGGTGACGTCACCAGCTCCCGGCCGGTCAGCGAGCCGAACCGCACCGCCCAGGGCTGA
- a CDS encoding serine hydrolase, whose protein sequence is MRTLRALGAAGAAALLTASAATAAPSPPPAPRAQLTDAAVDKAVAGLDGTVTDMMRRTGVPGVAVAVVHNDEVVYLKGFGLRRTGESAKVDPDTVFQLASVSKPVSSTVIADALADPGAWDEPLAGTLPGFALKDPWVTSHVTPADLFSHRSGLPDHAGDLLEDLGYDRAYILGHLREEPLSPFRASYAYTNFGLTAAAEAVARDHGVSWQKLSEDKLFKPAGMTRTSTEFAAYAESPDRAWGHVRNPDGTWSPRYVRDADAQTPAGGASSTVRDMSRWLRLHLDTGSLDGKRIVPADALARTYQPEVVSQAVTGRGTPQFYGLGWNVSYDDAGRLRLSHSGAFALGANSNVTMLPLERLGIVVLTNAAPVGLADAVALNFFDTAQYGKPTTDWMPLVAASYTQTFEAGRSDTDYAHPPAGAKPARDSAAYTGTYDNPYYGRATVTADDDGALTLALGPKPMRFPLTHYDGDTFSFVTTGENAVGRTGVTFADGTLRVEYLDADHLGTFTRQ, encoded by the coding sequence ATGCGTACGCTCCGCGCCCTCGGGGCTGCGGGGGCCGCGGCCCTCCTCACCGCCTCGGCGGCCACAGCGGCACCGAGCCCGCCCCCGGCTCCCCGGGCCCAACTCACGGACGCCGCCGTCGACAAGGCCGTCGCCGGCCTCGACGGCACCGTCACGGACATGATGCGCCGCACCGGCGTCCCCGGCGTCGCGGTGGCCGTCGTCCACAACGATGAGGTGGTCTACCTCAAGGGCTTCGGCCTCCGCCGCACCGGCGAGAGCGCCAAGGTCGACCCCGACACCGTCTTCCAGCTGGCCTCCGTCTCCAAGCCCGTGTCCTCCACCGTCATCGCCGACGCACTGGCCGATCCCGGCGCCTGGGACGAGCCCCTCGCCGGTACGCTCCCCGGCTTCGCCCTCAAGGACCCCTGGGTCACCTCGCACGTCACACCCGCCGACCTGTTCTCGCACCGCAGCGGACTCCCCGACCACGCCGGGGACCTCCTGGAGGACCTCGGCTACGACCGGGCGTACATCCTCGGCCACCTGCGCGAAGAGCCGCTGAGCCCCTTCCGGGCGAGCTACGCGTACACCAACTTCGGACTCACCGCCGCCGCCGAGGCCGTGGCCCGCGACCACGGCGTGAGCTGGCAGAAGCTCAGCGAGGACAAGCTCTTCAAGCCCGCCGGGATGACCCGCACCAGCACCGAGTTCGCCGCCTACGCCGAATCCCCGGACCGGGCGTGGGGCCACGTGCGCAACCCGGACGGCACCTGGAGCCCCCGCTACGTCCGCGACGCCGACGCGCAGACCCCGGCGGGCGGGGCCAGTTCCACCGTCCGCGACATGTCCCGCTGGCTGCGGCTCCACCTGGACACCGGCAGCCTCGACGGGAAGCGGATCGTCCCCGCCGACGCCCTCGCCCGCACCTACCAGCCCGAGGTCGTGTCCCAGGCCGTGACCGGCCGCGGCACCCCGCAGTTCTACGGGCTCGGCTGGAACGTCTCCTACGACGACGCGGGCCGGCTGCGCCTGAGCCACTCCGGGGCCTTCGCGCTCGGCGCGAACTCCAACGTCACGATGCTCCCGCTGGAGCGGCTCGGCATCGTCGTCCTGACCAACGCCGCGCCGGTCGGCCTGGCCGACGCCGTCGCCCTGAACTTCTTCGACACCGCCCAGTACGGCAAGCCCACCACCGACTGGATGCCGCTCGTGGCCGCGAGCTACACGCAGACGTTCGAGGCGGGCCGGTCCGACACCGACTACGCCCACCCGCCCGCCGGTGCGAAGCCGGCCCGCGACAGCGCCGCGTACACCGGCACCTACGACAACCCGTACTACGGCAGGGCCACCGTGACCGCCGACGACGACGGCGCGCTCACCCTCGCCCTCGGCCCGAAACCGATGCGCTTCCCGCTGACCCACTACGACGGCGACACCTTCAGCTTCGTGACCACCGGCGAGAACGCCGTCGGCCGCACCGGGGTGACCTTCGCCGACGGCACGCTCCGCGTCGAATACCTCGACGCCGACCACCTGGGCACCTTCACCCGGCAGTAG
- a CDS encoding 5'-3' exonuclease, which yields MLLDTASLYYRAYFGVPDSVKAPDGTPVNAVRGLLDFIARLVQDHRPDELVACMDADWRPHWRVELIPSYKAHRVAVETETGPDVEETPDTLAPQVPIIEAALDAFGIARVGVAGYEADDVIGTLTARATGPVDIVTGDRDLYQLVDDARQRRVLYPLKGVGTLQVTDEAWLREKYGVDGPGYADLALLRGDPSDGLPGVPGIGEKTAAKLLDAYGDLAGIIAAVGDPKSKLTPTQRKRLDESRPYLAVAPKVVQVASDVPLPEFDAALPAVPAQPELVDALAHRWGLGGAVSRLSGALRS from the coding sequence ATGCTCCTGGACACCGCCTCCCTCTACTACCGCGCCTACTTCGGCGTGCCGGACTCCGTGAAGGCTCCCGACGGCACCCCGGTCAACGCCGTGCGCGGGCTCCTCGACTTCATCGCCCGGCTCGTCCAGGACCACCGGCCGGACGAGCTGGTGGCGTGCATGGACGCCGACTGGCGGCCGCACTGGCGGGTGGAGCTGATCCCCTCGTACAAGGCCCACCGGGTCGCCGTCGAGACCGAGACGGGTCCCGACGTGGAGGAGACCCCGGACACGCTCGCCCCGCAGGTGCCGATCATCGAAGCGGCCCTGGACGCCTTCGGCATCGCCCGGGTCGGCGTCGCCGGGTACGAGGCGGACGACGTGATCGGGACGCTCACCGCCCGCGCGACGGGACCGGTCGACATCGTCACCGGCGACCGGGACCTGTACCAGCTGGTGGACGACGCCCGGCAGCGGCGGGTGCTGTACCCCCTCAAGGGCGTGGGCACCCTCCAGGTGACCGACGAGGCGTGGCTGCGGGAGAAGTACGGGGTGGACGGCCCCGGTTATGCCGACCTCGCCCTGCTGCGCGGCGACCCGAGCGACGGCCTGCCGGGCGTTCCCGGCATCGGCGAGAAGACGGCGGCGAAACTGCTCGACGCCTACGGCGACCTGGCCGGGATCATCGCGGCGGTCGGCGACCCGAAGTCGAAGTTGACGCCCACGCAGCGCAAGCGGCTGGACGAGTCCCGGCCGTACCTCGCGGTGGCCCCGAAGGTGGTCCAAGTGGCCTCTGACGTGCCACTTCCGGAGTTCGACGCGGCCCTTCCGGCGGTCCCGGCGCAGCCCGAGCTGGTCGACGCACTAGCCCATCGGTGGGGATTGGGCGGAGCTGTGTCCCGTCTGAGCGGCGCGCTGCGCTCCTGA
- a CDS encoding CpXC domain-containing protein — protein sequence MSPTSGPVAFKASCPECRARFELDAGALRLAIGGSRRATFYSFTCPECGAAVRKPAGDRIVELLTGGGVSTLRSI from the coding sequence ATGTCGCCAACGTCCGGGCCGGTCGCCTTCAAGGCCTCCTGTCCCGAGTGCCGCGCCCGCTTCGAGCTGGACGCGGGCGCCCTGCGGCTGGCCATCGGCGGCAGCCGCAGGGCCACCTTCTACTCCTTCACGTGTCCCGAATGCGGCGCCGCCGTCCGCAAACCGGCCGGTGACCGCATCGTGGAACTGCTGACCGGTGGCGGCGTGAGCACCCTGCGCAGCATCTGA
- a CDS encoding diacylglycerol kinase: MSYEVTLFVNPTAGRGRGAHAAQPAASALRAAGFSVRTLVGADAPDALARLTAAVREGTGAVVAVGGDGMVSLALQALAGTPVPLGVVAVGTGNDFARATGLPVREPALAGRIAAEALKEGRIRETDLGRVGATWYGTVLCSGFDSKVNDRGNRMRLPAGRFKYDLAMIAELAAFRPFPYRITLDDGPVIETEATLVAVGNGSSYGGGMRICPGAVPDDGLFDVTVVGDCSRATLLKVFPQVYRGGHLSHPKVSVHRARKITLEAPGLTAYADGEPLGPLPVTAECIPGAVRLLT; this comes from the coding sequence GTGAGCTACGAGGTCACCCTCTTCGTCAATCCCACCGCGGGACGCGGCCGGGGCGCGCACGCCGCGCAGCCGGCCGCTTCGGCTCTGCGGGCGGCCGGTTTCTCCGTACGGACCCTGGTGGGCGCCGACGCCCCGGACGCGCTGGCCCGGCTGACGGCCGCGGTGCGCGAGGGCACCGGCGCCGTGGTCGCGGTGGGCGGCGACGGCATGGTCTCCCTGGCGCTCCAGGCCCTCGCGGGCACCCCGGTGCCGCTCGGGGTCGTCGCGGTGGGCACCGGCAACGACTTCGCACGGGCCACGGGACTGCCCGTACGGGAGCCCGCGCTGGCCGGGCGGATCGCCGCCGAGGCGCTCAAGGAGGGCCGGATCCGCGAGACCGACCTCGGGCGCGTGGGTGCCACCTGGTACGGGACCGTGCTGTGCTCCGGCTTCGACTCGAAGGTCAACGACCGCGGCAACCGGATGCGGCTGCCGGCGGGCCGCTTCAAGTACGACCTGGCGATGATCGCGGAACTGGCCGCCTTCCGGCCCTTCCCCTACCGCATCACCCTCGACGACGGCCCGGTGATCGAGACCGAGGCCACGCTGGTCGCCGTCGGCAACGGCTCCTCCTACGGCGGCGGCATGCGCATCTGCCCGGGCGCCGTACCCGACGACGGCCTCTTCGACGTCACCGTCGTCGGCGACTGCAGCCGGGCCACCCTGCTGAAGGTGTTCCCGCAGGTCTACCGGGGCGGACACCTCTCCCACCCGAAGGTGAGCGTCCACCGCGCCCGCAAGATCACCCTGGAGGCGCCCGGGCTGACCGCCTACGCGGACGGGGAGCCGCTGGGGCCCCTCCCGGTGACCGCGGAGTGCATACCCGGAGCGGTCCGGCTGCTCACATAA
- a CDS encoding siderophore-interacting protein: MAEGRGRTVGTAVVVRTERLSPHMVRLVLGGEGLADFGAGEYTDHYVKLLFAPEGVTYPAPWDLERIRGDFPRAQWPRQRAYTVRNWDPVHLELTLDFVVHGDEGLAGPWAARAQPGELVRFLGPGGAYAPDPAAGWHLLIGDESALPAIAAAMERMPLGAKVHAIVEIDGPADELKIATPDGITPLWLHRGDRPVGEAIVEAVQAMEFPSTDVHAFVHGEAGFVKDLRRHLRLERGIARERLSISGYWRLGETDEGWRAIKRDWNATVEQEQEHRAAA, translated from the coding sequence GTGGCAGAAGGACGCGGCCGCACTGTCGGCACCGCCGTTGTCGTGCGCACCGAGCGGCTGTCGCCGCACATGGTGCGGCTCGTGCTGGGTGGTGAGGGGCTGGCCGACTTCGGTGCGGGCGAGTACACCGACCATTACGTGAAACTCCTCTTCGCTCCCGAGGGTGTCACTTACCCCGCCCCGTGGGACCTGGAACGCATCCGCGGCGACTTTCCGCGGGCGCAGTGGCCGCGCCAGCGCGCCTACACCGTCCGGAACTGGGACCCGGTGCACCTGGAGCTGACCCTCGACTTCGTCGTCCACGGCGACGAGGGCCTGGCCGGCCCCTGGGCGGCCCGGGCCCAGCCGGGCGAACTCGTACGGTTCCTCGGACCGGGCGGCGCCTACGCCCCGGACCCGGCGGCGGGCTGGCACCTCCTGATCGGCGACGAGAGCGCCCTGCCGGCGATCGCCGCGGCGATGGAGCGGATGCCGCTGGGCGCGAAGGTCCACGCCATCGTGGAGATCGACGGCCCCGCCGACGAATTGAAGATCGCCACCCCCGACGGCATCACCCCGCTCTGGCTCCACCGCGGCGACCGCCCGGTCGGCGAGGCCATCGTCGAGGCGGTCCAGGCCATGGAGTTCCCCTCCACGGACGTCCACGCCTTCGTCCACGGCGAGGCCGGCTTCGTCAAGGACCTGCGCCGCCACCTCCGCCTGGAGCGCGGCATCGCCCGCGAACGCCTGTCGATCTCGGGCTACTGGCGCCTGGGCGAGACGGACGAGGGCTGGCGCGCCATCAAGCGCGACTGGAACGCCACGGTCGAACAGGAACAGGAACACCGCGCCGCGGCCTGA
- the tatC gene encoding twin-arginine translocase subunit TatC yields MLKSARKQGKQERQAKDAEGRMPLVEHLRELRNRLLKSVLAILVITIIAAFFYRDIINFLLKPMLDSVGCTNGVVTQRNGRPCADMTVNGLISAFSIALKVSLMAGVVLSAPVWLYQLWAFAAPGLHSHEKKYARSFVAVGAPLFMAGAVLAYKILPQTATIMLEFTPDHARNLLPVDDYLDLVARMVIVFGLAFELPLLLILLNFTGVLTGKRLAGWWRGMVLGITVFAAFATPTGDPPTMLALALPIVALYFAAVGICLLNDRRRRRNDPDAGLSDDEASELDLTPAPIGTIDAAPAPAALPGQADGGRQRINGYDDAT; encoded by the coding sequence TTGCTCAAGTCTGCCCGCAAGCAGGGGAAACAAGAACGACAGGCAAAGGACGCCGAAGGGCGCATGCCTCTCGTCGAGCACCTGCGCGAACTGCGTAACCGCCTGCTGAAGTCGGTCCTGGCGATCCTCGTCATCACGATCATCGCGGCCTTCTTCTACCGGGACATCATCAACTTCCTGTTGAAGCCGATGCTGGACTCCGTCGGCTGCACCAACGGGGTGGTGACCCAGCGCAACGGGCGCCCCTGCGCCGACATGACCGTGAACGGCCTGATCTCGGCGTTCTCGATCGCCCTGAAGGTCTCGCTGATGGCCGGCGTGGTGCTCTCCGCTCCGGTGTGGCTCTACCAGCTGTGGGCGTTCGCCGCCCCCGGGCTGCACAGTCACGAGAAGAAGTACGCGCGCAGCTTCGTCGCGGTCGGCGCGCCCCTGTTCATGGCCGGCGCCGTGCTCGCGTACAAGATCCTCCCGCAGACCGCGACGATCATGCTCGAGTTCACCCCCGACCACGCGCGCAACCTGCTGCCGGTCGACGACTACCTCGACCTCGTCGCCCGCATGGTGATCGTCTTCGGCCTGGCCTTCGAGCTGCCGCTGCTGCTGATCCTGCTGAACTTCACCGGCGTGCTCACCGGCAAGCGCCTCGCCGGCTGGTGGCGGGGCATGGTCCTCGGCATCACCGTCTTCGCCGCCTTCGCCACGCCCACCGGTGACCCGCCGACCATGCTCGCGCTGGCCCTGCCCATCGTGGCCCTCTACTTCGCGGCCGTCGGCATCTGCCTCCTCAACGACCGCCGCCGCCGGCGCAACGACCCCGACGCGGGGCTGAGCGACGACGAGGCCTCGGAGCTCGACCTCACCCCGGCGCCGATCGGCACGATCGACGCGGCGCCCGCTCCGGCCGCGCTGCCCGGACAGGCCGACGGCGGACGACAGCGGATCAACGGGTACGACGACGCCACCTGA